From the Papaver somniferum cultivar HN1 chromosome 2, ASM357369v1, whole genome shotgun sequence genome, the window GCCAAATCCGATGTCCGAATTACATTTCATTTCTTTAGAAGGAACTGAATAAAACCAGTGAGTCAGTGAGCGAGTCAGCCGAGTTCGAAGGCATTGAGTCGGCCGAATTCGATGTCCGAATTGCATTTCAtttctttagaaggaaccaatgtagttaatatcggatatcggttcatcccggtcgggaccgatacactggtacgattttatatcggggatattatcgttgaaatatcggtataatatcggttctagatttatagactataattttatattaaacattttctccacacattttcggataagatataatagataacatcaattttatcaaaaaaacaaaagagtaactttagtaacttgcttcgagagctacatgcacctccactaccacctggaagactttcttcgccaaaattacccttaaactttatagaaaacgaccaataccgtctcatatcgggaaatgtaggaaaatttcgtatcgaccgatacgaccgatatttgaccgaaacggccgatattcgaccgatacggccgatattatcgggcgaatatcatatccccgatatccttcttatcgtatcgttctgggccgatatccgaaatatccccgaaatatcggccgatattgactacattggaagGAACTGAATAAAACCAGTGAGTCAGTGAGCGAGTCAGCCGAGTTCGAAGGCATTGAGTCGGCCGAATCCGATGTCCCAATTATATACGAATCTGGATTATTCGCGTATTATTCAGGGCAACCATAAATACACACCAATTGGGGTCGGAGTTTCAATCGTGCGCGTATGGTTTGGTTCCCGTATCGGTTCGCAATAATTCGCTGAATATTCAGCGAATCCCTAACTAGGGAGTAGGGACTCACAAATGGTGTAGACGATGCACGTGACTATGCTAGGGACCCGCAAATGGTGTAGACGATGCACGTGACtatgtgagttttttttttgttttgatcagagTGACTACGAGAGTTGCGTGATCCAATTTGATCCTTTATATACATTGTCAATGCGATTTCTAGTAATTACTTTTTATGATTCAAATTTGATTCTTAATTATATTCTTGAAAGAGATTATAATTATTTCATTACTTTTTATGATTCAAATTTGATTCTTAATTATATTCTTGAAAGAGATTATAATTATTTTTGATCGAAAGAGTGACCAAAATGACGTACGTAATTTTCAGCACCACAATTTTGTTTTTTAATCTTTAAATCAAAAGTGACATGGGTACTTCAAGTTGACATATAGCCATTGTTAGTCTAGATAAGGTATGAGTGATCAATGAGATCCTCCTCTcaagaataaaaagataaggCGGGAATGTTAATCATTCAATGTatgatttgttttttcttttttgtaccgCTCGTTATTTCTTTCGTCTAGTAGAAAGTTTAGACTAAATTAAAATTTAGCGATGAAACAAGGATCGAAAGACTAGGTAGAAAAAATTAATGCTCCCTCTGtgtttctggaaaagtgatatCATCATTTTTCTCATTGTAgccaatttgtttttttttccagaaacagTGATGATAGGATGGATTAATTGATtctaagaaattttgatggacctttggttgaaaaaaacaaaagaaatttaaaaacaaagaatttGGGTGCATTTTAAAAATTGAGGGGCAGTTGGAGCACTCCCTAGTTCCTTTAatgatttttttataaaaaaaattctacaacAATGTGTGCATTTTAACTCTGTAGTCTTAACTTTTATTGTCAATCTGATGTCACATCTTCAAAAGGGTTACAcaggaaaaagaaaaaccaagACTTCTTTATATTATTTGGGTGTAATTATGTGAGTTAGAAGTCGAAGTCATTTCATGAATAAcacttgtgtatttttttttaatcaatcaaagaaaataaattaaaaagtaCACAAGCCCAAAGAGAAGTGACTGAGAGATTTCTAAGAATATAAAGAAACTTCTAAGAAAAAATAGTGTGTCAACAAAGGAAGACACACTTCTGAAACCTAAAACAACAAAGTGCAACTTGCAGACCGCAATGCCGACCGTTGCCTAAATTCATTTAGTAGACCTGCCAACATCTTCTATAATTAAATCATCGTGATTTGTCTCTAGATCGTTAAACATTTTTTCACGAATAGTCTTTCTTGGAAATTCTAAAGGGTGCAAGAAATTGCATGTGTATTCTTTAAAAGCAGAAGTTTATTTCCGAAattatttcacaaaaaaattatTGGTTGTTGATACACATCCTGAAAAAGCATTTTTTGACTGTCAGAAGTAAAAAATTAGTttggctataaaatttcacaaCGACTTAGAAGCAAACAAAATCAACTTTTATTTTCACTTCTAACTTCTACTTCTTACTTCGCTTCTACATAATAATATTCTTTGTTTATGTTTCTGGCACCCCAAACACACCTTAATctattagtttttttattttatttttttgcttctaGAAAATATAACCAACTAACTTCTTACTCCAGAATTGTTCTGTAaagaaacagttttttttttttttttttttgaggagtaAGGACACGGTTGAGAGTCAATGAAATAGACCCAGCAGCTATTCTGTCCCTACATCGTTAATTGTTCGGCGGAAACTATTTTAGTCATACTTGTCGACTAACAAAGCCAAGAAGAAACAGCCTAAGAAATTTAGAGACGAGACAAGAGAATAATGACGAATAATTGGTATTTTAGTAATATTTGGCCATCAAACTATAGCGACGCGCATGTCAGAAAGAAAGTATACTAACCTCTTCTCTGTAATCTGTATTCAATTATAGGAACATAAATGAGTGATAATTAAGTGCGGAATGTGAAGCACAAGGAACCAATCAAATCAACAATCCAAAAAGGGATTTGTTGGAAGTCCATTCGGTTTAACTAGTGTTTTTCCTTTTATAACTCACAGTGGGAAAATCAAGTTCATATGGTCTGGTTTTTCTACCTCTACTTTGTCCTGGAGTAAGTGTGGATTTCTGAAGACAGAAGAAGCACTTCAAAAAATGGAGATTAATCAAGGTAAATCTTTTTCTTTTGAGAATTGCATATTTTGGTGatgttcattctttttttttttttttttagttttagtaAATTGGTCTCTGTTGAATCTCTGGattattttctttcaattttatgattgatttaaTAAAGATTTATCAAGAGCTTGAAAACACTGTATTTGTTAGTTGAATtctgtttttatgtttttagtaTCCTACTTTGAGTTTCTTATGCTTGTAGTAATGTCTAGAGAGAAGACATGATAGCCAAGGGTCTTTGTGTTCCCTCAATgtattgctgatttttgttgtttACATTGAATTTTAAGAGTGATAGAGGCAATACTGGATGCTTGTTCCTTATGTTGTTGTCATATGAATACAGGGGATTTCTCTTGGATTTGCGGAGGAGAATTTAGTTGGGGTTCTTCATGCACTCATGGAGTAATTATTGATGGTTTGAACCTTTTATTCATCATCTCTTTATCTTTGTTTTGGATTATTGGTTATTTCAGGAAGCAATTCATTCGTGGTAATACCAGAACAGATTGGTTACTAGTAGTTGTTTCAGTATGTTGTGCTGTTAATGCCATTGCACATTTTAGTGTTTCTCTATGGGGTGCATTTCAGAAAGAAGACGCATCATCCGATATTAGTTGGCCATTTGACTTCGTTAGGGGGTTAATATGGATATTTGTGTCACTCGCACTCATTGTGCCACTGATCAAATGGGCAAGAATTTTGGTTTCTGTATGGTGGATTTCCTTCTCTATACTGAATTCCCTACATTATGTGGAAATCTTAGTGAAACAAGAAAAGATCGAAATCCTCGATATGGTTTCATGGTCTGTAAGTTTGTTACTCCCCTTTTGTGTTTTAAGGCATTTTAGGCGGCTGCAAGTTTCACAAAATACTCAGGCAGAGGCTTTGTCGGAGCCACTATTAACTGCGAAAGATGAAAATAACAGATCAGGATTAGGAAATGCTAATTTGTTTAGCAAGCTAACATTTTTTTGGCTCAATTCTTTGATGTCCAAGGGTCATTCAAAACCATTAACTCTAGAAGACATACCTAATCTTGTCCCTGAAGATGAAGCTTATATTGCTTACCAGGCATTCTTTCGCGCTTGGGAGCTTCTACGGAGGCAAAAGAGCTCAGAAAATGATAGTAATCTGGTTCTTTGGGCACTAGCTAAAGTTTACTATAAAGAAATGATACTTGTAGGAACCTATGCATTTCTTAGGACCATCAGTGTTGTAATTTCTCCGCTGTTACTTTACGCCTTTGTAAATTATTCAACCCGTAAAGAAGAAAGTCTGTCTCACGGCCTTTCACTAGTTGGTTTGTTAGTGATTGTCAAGGTTATAGAGTCTTTATCTCAGAGGCATTGGTACTTTAGCTCAAGAAGGTTTGGTATGAGAATGAGATCTGCTCTAATGGTGGCCGTTTATCAAAAGCAGTTAAAGCTTTCTAGTTTGGGTCGAAAAAGACACTCGACTGGGGAAATAGTCAATTACATTGCAGTTGATGCTTATCGAATGGGTGAATTCCCGTTCTGGTTTCATTCTTCATGGACTTACGCAGTTCAATTGTTTCTTGCGATTGGAGTACTTTTCGGAATAGTTAGTTTTGGGGCTCTTCCTGGTTTAGTTCCTCTCTTCATGTGCGCAGTTCTAAATGTGCCCTTTGCCAAGATGCTTCAGACTTGTCAGACACAAATTATGGTTGCCCAAGATGAAAGATTAAGAGCCACTTCTGAGGTTCTAAATAATATGAAGATTATCAAATTACAATCATGGGAAGACAATTTCAAAAATTTGATCGAGTCCCTCCGAGATAAGGAGTTCAAATGGTTGTCAAAGGCACAAATTCAGAAATCTTATGGGACTGCACTCTACTGGATGTCCCCCACATTGGTGTCTTCAGTCGTTTTTCTAGGTTGTATATTTGTGAAAAATGCTTCTTTGAATGCCAGCACGATTTTTACAATTCTCGCAACGCTGAGGACCATGTCAGAACCCGTCAAACTGATTCCGGAGGCTCTTTCTGCGATAATTCAAGTCAAGGTTTCTTTACATCGCCTTAATATTTTTTTGTTGGATCATGAGCTCACTGATGAAAATGTTGTGAAGaagaatcaaaagaagaactCTGGTTTCGATATTGTAATAGAGTCTGGTATTTTCAGTTGGGAGCTAGAACTTGCCACTCCAACCTTGAGGTCTGTTGATCTTGTGGTAAAAAGAGGACAGAAAATTGCTGTTTGTGGACCTGTTGGTGCTGGAAAATCTTCTTTCTTGTGCGCTATTCTGGGGGAAATACCAAAGATCTCAGGATCAGTGAGTGACACTAGGACTCTAGTCATAGAAATTTTGAATGCATACATAAAGTCTGTCTTTATACTatttgttttgttgtttctagGTTGATGTATTTGGGTCTATCGCCTACGTATCACAAACGTCTTGGATACAGAGCGGGACGATTCGTGATAATATACTGTTTGGACAGCCAATGGACAAAGGAAGATACAATAAGGCCATTAAAGCATCCGCTTTGGATAAAGATATTGAAAATTTCAACCATGGCGATCTTACAGAAATTGGCCAGAGAGGGCTGAACATGAGTGGAGGACAGAAACAGCGGATTCAACTCGCTAGAGCTGTCTATAATGATGCTGATATCTATCTTCTTGACGACCCATTTAGTGCTGTTGATGCACATACAGCTTCCATTCTTTTCAATGTGAGTCCAGTGCTTCTTGTTCCTTCGTAATATTGACTGCACGTCCTGTACATGAACTTCATCAACTGTGTGTACAATTGTTTATTTGACTAGCCATATCCGAATGATGTATGCTCAGGAATGTGTCATGGAAGCTCTTGCTAAGAAGACTGTTGTTTTAGTGACACACCAAGTTGAGTTTCTAGCTGAAGTTGATAAAATATTGGTAATCAGTGTTACCTCTAGACAGTAAACACCATAGCTTAATGCATTTCATTGTTATTGCTTTTCAATAAACAATGATAAACTTTCTCAATTGCTTAGGTTATGGAAAGTGGAAATGTGACTCAGTCAGGAACTTATGAGGAGCTTTTAACTGTTGGGACAGCATTTGAACAGCTTGTTAGTGCCCATAAGAGTTCAATGGCAGAAATTGACCCTGCAAAAAATGGAAACCAGGGTGAATTTGAAAAACTGGATTCGAATAGGTTCGAGGAATCTAAATATTCCCTGGCAATAAAAGAAAACAATGCTGCTGATGATATCTCAGTGAAGGGTATGCCAGGGATTCAGTTGACGGAAGAAGAAGGGAGGGAGAGTGGAGATGTTGGGTGGAAGCCGTTTTATGATTATATCACTGTGTCCAAGGGACTACTTTTTTTCGGCTCATCAGCATTATctcagatttttttcttttctttccaagTTGCTGCTACTTATTGGTTAGCGATTGCCATAAATATTCCTAGTGTAGGCAATAGCATGTTAATTGGAGTTTACGCAGGGATTTCAACTGTAAGTACATTATTTTTGTACTTAAGGTCCTACTTTGCAGCTCTTTTAGGACTGAAGGCTTCAAaagccttcttctatggtttcaCCGATTCTGTGTTTAAGGCACCTATGCTCTTCTTTGATTCAACCCCGATTGGAAGGATTTTAACACGGGTAAGATGCACTCCTTTTGTATGTTCTCTCACCAAGTTAAAGTGATCTTCAATTAATATGTACATGTCTTATTATTGTAGGTATCATCAGATTTGAGTGTATTGGATTTCGACGTTCCTTTTTCTGTTGCATTTGTAATTGCATCTTCTTTTGAGATTGTTGCAACCGTTTGTATAATGGCGTCGGTGACATGGCCAGTTCTCGTTGTGGCCGTTCTTGCGATGGTAGCTGTAAAATATGTTCAGGTGGAtatcattacacatcgactcTTTACatgcatcgtttttttttttgacattctAATTCTGACAGTGTCATTGTGTTTCAATGAAGGACTACTATTTGGCCTCTGCAAGGGAGTTAATTAGGATTAATGGAACTACTAAAGCTCCTGTAATGAACTACGCAGCTGAGACATCACTAGGAGTTGTCACAGTAAGGGCTTTTTCTATGACTGGAAGGTTCTTTAATAGTTATCAGAAGCTCATCGACACGGACGCTAAGCTATTCTTTCATTCTAATGCTGCTATGGAGTGGTTAATTATAAGAGTTGAAGTACTCCAGAATTTGACATTGTTTACAGCAGCTCTTCTCCTTGTTTTGCTTCCTCGGGGTGCCGTAAATCCAGGTATTTCTCTAAACCATAACTATTCTTCATCTGTAATTTGAATATCATAGTGATAATGATAGTTGTTTCAGGTTTTGTGGGGCTCTCTTTATCCTATGCTTTGGCGCTTACCGGCACCCAAGTTTTTATGACTCGATGGTATTGTAACTTAGCTAACTACATCATTTCTGTTGAGCGAATAAAGCAATTTATGCATATACCATCAGAACCTCCAGCTATTGTTGATGATAGAAGACCGCCACCTTCATGGCCCTCCGAAGGAAGGATAGACTTGGAAAATCTTAAGGTGAGTGTTATCTTTTTGTATATAGTAACTTCAATTGTTTCTAAAACCCACTTTAATGTTGTAAAACTCATATTCATGTACAACAATTCACCATAACGTTTACAGATAAAGTATCGTCCAAATGCTCCTCTAGTTATCAAGGGAATTACTTGCACTTTCAAAGAAGGAGCAAGAGTGGGTGTTGTTGGTAGAACCGGAAGTGGAAAGACTACACTCATTAGTGCCTTGTTTCGCCTTGTTGAACCCGCAAGTGGGAAGATTCTTATAGATGGGCTAAACATTTGCTCGATGGGTCTAAAGGATTTAAGATTGAAGCTTAGTATAATACCTCAAGAAGCAACTCTCTTCCGCGGAACTGTTCGAACTAATTTAGACCCTTTAGGCCTTTACTCTGACGAAGAGATATGGAAGGTAAGTTAATCAGTTCCCTGTCACTTTCCATTCCTTTATTTTCATTACTGTACCTAATGTTAGAGGGCTTACCTTGTCATTATTTTAACTTTATTACACTATAAATGGCAGGCAATAGAGAAGTGCCAGCTTAAAACTACAATCAGTAGTCTCCCTAATCTTCTAGACTCGCCAGGTGAGATTAATGCGAGAAACATGATCTAAATTTTCTCATTACTTCTTGCAATTTTAAATTTTCTTATTTATTCTTTCGTATGGTTTTCTGTGGTCTCTTTACAGTGAGCGACGATGGTGATAATTGGAGTGCTGGTCAACGCCAGCTCTTTTGTCTTGGAAGAGTACTTCTTAAAAGGAACAAAATTCTAGTTCTAGATGAAGCAACTGCATCAATTGACTCTGCAACAGATGCTATTTTACAGAGAGTTATAAGGCAGGAGTTCAAGAATTGCACGGTCATAACAATAGCTCACAGAGTTCCCACGGTTACAGATAGTGACATGGTCATGGTCCTATCTTATGGTATGTACACTTAATTCTTTCGTTTCACTTTTCATTTAAGGACTACAATTGATTTTTATTGGTGATATTGCAGGAAACTTGATTGAATACGACGAACCTTCAAAACTTATGGAAAGTAACTCATATTTCTCTAAGCTTGTGGGTGAATACTGGTCTAGTTGCAGAAGAAGTTCTCTTCAAAGTCTCCAACACTACAATTAAagtatagatatatatatatatatatataaagtgtTTTCCTATCTTTTAATAATGTGTATTTTAGGTTGTTTTGGCCATCTAAAGGGAGATTGTTCTCCCATTAATAGCGGATGTATGAGTAACCACAAGTATCTAAGATAAAATTGTTAAGAAATTTCCTTGAACCGTAGAAAAAGAACGGTTTTTTTGGGGAGCATGGTTATTTTTGGGGACcacggttttattttgggtaCCGACATTAGAAGTAGATCTAGGTCACCTCTTAtgtagatatttatattaatacctaaattaccctcttgattaattttttggtaatgattagttagtgttagttattgttaataatagttagcgtagtgattagtaaaatgattaagcagaattattgagagagtaaagttggagaagatgaagaaggaaaacatgaaaaacaaaggattttaccaaccacaaccgaaggaagagtatttgggtacccaggtatgtt encodes:
- the LOC113349355 gene encoding ABC transporter C family member 8-like; the protein is MEINQGDFSWICGGEFSWGSSCTHGVIIDGLNLLFIISLSLFWIIGYFRKQFIRGNTRTDWLLVVVSVCCAVNAIAHFSVSLWGAFQKEDASSDISWPFDFVRGLIWIFVSLALIVPLIKWARILVSVWWISFSILNSLHYVEILVKQEKIEILDMVSWSVSLLLPFCVLRHFRRLQVSQNTQAEALSEPLLTAKDENNRSGLGNANLFSKLTFFWLNSLMSKGHSKPLTLEDIPNLVPEDEAYIAYQAFFRAWELLRRQKSSENDSNLVLWALAKVYYKEMILVGTYAFLRTISVVISPLLLYAFVNYSTRKEESLSHGLSLVGLLVIVKVIESLSQRHWYFSSRRFGMRMRSALMVAVYQKQLKLSSLGRKRHSTGEIVNYIAVDAYRMGEFPFWFHSSWTYAVQLFLAIGVLFGIVSFGALPGLVPLFMCAVLNVPFAKMLQTCQTQIMVAQDERLRATSEVLNNMKIIKLQSWEDNFKNLIESLRDKEFKWLSKAQIQKSYGTALYWMSPTLVSSVVFLGCIFVKNASLNASTIFTILATLRTMSEPVKLIPEALSAIIQVKVSLHRLNIFLLDHELTDENVVKKNQKKNSGFDIVIESGIFSWELELATPTLRSVDLVVKRGQKIAVCGPVGAGKSSFLCAILGEIPKISGSVDVFGSIAYVSQTSWIQSGTIRDNILFGQPMDKGRYNKAIKASALDKDIENFNHGDLTEIGQRGLNMSGGQKQRIQLARAVYNDADIYLLDDPFSAVDAHTASILFNECVMEALAKKTVVLVTHQVEFLAEVDKILVMESGNVTQSGTYEELLTVGTAFEQLVSAHKSSMAEIDPAKNGNQGEFEKLDSNRFEESKYSLAIKENNAADDISVKGMPGIQLTEEEGRESGDVGWKPFYDYITVSKGLLFFGSSALSQIFFFSFQVAATYWLAIAINIPSVGNSMLIGVYAGISTVSTLFLYLRSYFAALLGLKASKAFFYGFTDSVFKAPMLFFDSTPIGRILTRVSSDLSVLDFDVPFSVAFVIASSFEIVATVCIMASVTWPVLVVAVLAMVAVKYVQDYYLASARELIRINGTTKAPVMNYAAETSLGVVTVRAFSMTGRFFNSYQKLIDTDAKLFFHSNAAMEWLIIRVEVLQNLTLFTAALLLVLLPRGAVNPGFVGLSLSYALALTGTQVFMTRWYCNLANYIISVERIKQFMHIPSEPPAIVDDRRPPPSWPSEGRIDLENLKIKYRPNAPLVIKGITCTFKEGARVGVVGRTGSGKTTLISALFRLVEPASGKILIDGLNICSMGLKDLRLKLSIIPQEATLFRGTVRTNLDPLGLYSDEEIWKAIEKCQLKTTISSLPNLLDSPVSDDGDNWSAGQRQLFCLGRVLLKRNKILVLDEATASIDSATDAILQRVIRQEFKNCTVITIAHRVPTVTDSDMVMVLSYGNLIEYDEPSKLMESNSYFSKLVGEYWSSCRRSSLQSLQHYN